One genomic window of Cyprinus carpio isolate SPL01 chromosome B8, ASM1834038v1, whole genome shotgun sequence includes the following:
- the sypa gene encoding synaptophysin a, with the protein MDIVNQLVAGGQFRVLKVPLGFIKVLQWVFAIFAFSTCGSYSGSFRMSVECRNRSDSNLKIDVDFEYPFRLHQVYFDAPACKNGQTERFFLVGDYSSSAEFFVTIAVFAFLYSMAALSIYVFAFEKYRENNKRPLIDFGVTCVFTFMWLVSSAAWAKGLSDVKTATDPEKVLKLVPACEQEGNHCREVHDPVMSGLNTSVVFGFLNLILWTGNLWFVFKETGIIAPFMRPQPAQEKQPAPDSYGQGGYGQQDPYAGSQGGYQPDYSQQGYNQGGDFVQGGYEQQGAPTSFSNQM; encoded by the exons ATGGATATTGTAAATCAG TTGGTTGCCGGTGGGCAGTTCAGGGTGCTGAAAGTCCCATTGGGCTTCATCAAAGTCTTACAATGG GTGTTTGCCATCTTTGCATTCTCCACCTGTGGGAGTTACTCTGGCTCCTTCAGGATGAGCGTGGAGTGCAGAAACAGATCAGACAGTAACCTGAAAATAGATGTGGATTTTGAGTACCCTTTCAG GCTTCATCAAGTGTATTTTGATGCCCCTGCCTGCAAGAATGGCCAAACGGAGCGTTTCTTCCTGGTTGGGGATTACTCATCCTCAGCAGAGTTCTTCGTCACCATAGCCGTTTTTGCATTCCTGTATTCCATGGCAGCTCTCAGCATCTATGTCTTTGCCTTTGAGAAATACCGCGAGAACAATAAAAGACCACTTATT GATTTTGGTGTGACGTGTGTATTCACCTTCATGTGGCTGGTGAGCTCGGCAGCATGGGCTAAGGGTTTGTCTGATGTCAAGACAGCTACAGACCCAGAGAAGGTTCTAAAGCTGGTCCCCGCTTGTGAACAGGAAGGCAACCACTGCCGTGAAGTTCACGACCCCGTCATGTCTGGTCTTAATACTTCTGTG GTCTTTGGCTTCCTCAACCTGATCTTGTGGACGGGTAACCTGTGGTTTGTATTCAAGGAGACCGGGATCATTGCACCATTTATGCGCCCACAGCCCGCCCAGGAGAAGCAGCCCGCCCCTGATTCCTATGGGCAGGGAGGTTATGGGCAGCAGGACCCATACGCCGGCTCCCAGGGAGGCTACCAGCCCGATTACAGCCAGCAGGGCTACAATCAAGGTGGAGACTTCGTTCAGGGTGGATATGAGCAGCAGGGGGCACCCACCTCCTTTTCCAACCAGATGTGA
- the plp2a gene encoding proteolipid protein 2, with amino-acid sequence MASGLRKEHLVLCIIMTICKAVSFACYFCGCITKLVWAILIFIVYAIDLPAYLYLSLMYFQWLDLFRAITGSVLLLVTSLICLSWGWESSGEVAGSHFMTLVLSPLFLSHFFSCLLFLGLLAAAVLGYDAFGIIKYIKNPKQQGATATVNVMVQNAVH; translated from the exons ATGGCATCCGGCCTCAGGAAGGAACACTTG gTTCTGTGCATCATTATGACTATTTGTAAAGCAGTTTCCTTTGCATGCTACTTTTGCGGCTGCATTACAAAGCTGGTCTGGGCCATTCTCATATTCATCGTTTATGCCATTGACCTACCTGCCTACCTGTACCTATCACTGATGTATTTCCAATGGCTg GATTTATTCAGAGCAATCACAGGGTCAGTCCTCCTTCTTGTTACTTCTCTTATCTGTCTTAGCTGGGGATGGGAAAGTTCCGGGGAAGTTGCTGGTTCG CATTTTATGACCCTTGTGCTTTCACCATtgtttctttcacactttttttcttgctTGCTCTTTCTTGGTTTGCTGGCAGCAGCAGTGCTTGGATATGATGCCTTTGGCataatcaaatacataaaaaatccgAAACAGCAGGGGGCGACTGCGACTGTTA ATGTTATGGTCCAAAATGCGGTTCACTGA
- the emilin3a gene encoding EMILIN-3 isoform X2 has protein sequence MLLEINLHGFLLFWSSFLTVAAFQPAPNQYSLYSGHHPQYNSAKPTARHKNHCAYVVEKTVSFTIQDGAAPFMKPEYNKCAWGQKCPTIKYRMYYKPMYKVAYKTMTELEWKCCPGYAGVGCTAAYGMKARPLFKGPLPAQKGPMPHFKGPMPMQKGPMPSFKRPMPAQKGPMPPFKGPMPAQKGPMPPFKRPMPAQKGPMPSFKGPMPAQKGPLPYFKGPMPAQKGPRPMQKGPMPSFKGQFPHPSFSGNPWNQPQTPSNGMNEYSGPNTGLSSQDTSAEPSPDHQEPEVDYPEQMPEPQDLGHDLIPEENDPITDYQNPQPDHFSSTPEHGETEPVPNAQAPSGGSETNQDHDDRSIEDERLDRIEEDVQRLSLGLDTLRGTVTGLEDSLRASLREDANRMLTALISAGPSPIVAPSLSRDSSVGFGDLPGGALDIEGSDVMGQFPNLVNLAEKVSELRAELVAKASEIEELRGAVVGHNNTLQRLSNGSVNLTQTHFQKALETMVESKMSEARVVILDGFEKRVESAEERCEGRMAEVGLQCKEERLDSQEQIEQVLDKRAIGLRAELQKLQAQLQNLEPEEGCCIAISGLTERLIHVEQSVGGLNESQIHLRAELGGHKDHIEGMLEGRLGYVESKMNIALNQEEANINKRGPSKLEVQLEGKLKALESRLLAAVEELGNVTAPTLLEGQAVPTLETEVESLRRRVEDDLDRLQKQLKSIEVMCTSSCVPQPVLTGYVAPLGTEDEGSEDNHKEMNGKLDLQVERLNNLNATLHNLLVQLAEKQEEAGLQGEVTLLKVSVNSVNRSLCGLQESLGSVIREVGQTNLTWQEREERLAQQVKGVVQLVGRQASMLGTGERKLTRLKGELQDLRRRVAGELQGCRSTALGVQKEVTEVGGRVARVEGQCGGLAHLADDLERIRGELERHSDGYLSHVNSTLVDHSHQLSELRDSIQNCTGPSGSTRIAGDNLAATQEMAEQHTTEPTHPRGDQFAFPTQYRGD, from the exons ATGTTATTGGAGATAAATTTGCACGGTTTTCTCCTTttttggagttcttttctgactGTGGCAGCATTTCAACCTGCGCCTAACCAATACAGCCTCTACTCTGGACACCATCCACAATACAACTCTGCAAAACCAACAGCCAGGCATAA GAACCACTGTGCATATGTTGTGGAGAAGACTGTCTCCTTCACTATTCAGGATGGAGCAGCTCCCTTCATGAAGCCAGAGTACAACAAGTGTGCTTGGGGTCAGAAATGCCCAACTATAAA GTATCGCATGTACTACAAACCCATGTATAAAGTTGCATATAAGACTATGACAGAGCTGGAGTGGAAATGCTGTCCTGGATATGCAGGTGTTGGTTGTACTGCGGCATATGGAATGAAAGCAAGGCCCCTATTCAAAGGACCACTGCCTGCACAGAAGGGTCCTATGCCTCATTTTAAAGGGCCCATGCCAATGCAGAAGGGTCCTATGCCTTCTTTTAAAAGACCTATGCCAGCACAGAAGGGTCCTATGCCTCCTTTTAAAGGGCCCATGCCTGCACAGAAGGGTCCTATGCCTCCTTTTAAAAGGCCCATGCCTGCACAGAAGGGTCCTATGCCTTCTTTTAAAGGGCCCATGCCTGCACAGAAGG GTCCTTTGCCTTATTTTAAAGGGCCTATGCCTGCACAGAAGGGTCCCAGGCCTATGCAGAAGGGTCCAATGCCTTCATTTAAAGGGCAATTTCCCCATCCCAGCTTCAGTGGAAACCCCTGGAATCAACCTCAAACACCATCTAATGGCATGAATGAATACTCAGGCCCTAATACTGGTCTCTCTTCCCAAGATACCTCAGCTGAACCTTCTCCAGACCACCAGGAACCGGAAGTAGATTATCCTGAACAGATGCCAGAGCCTCAAGATCTTGGCCATGATTTAATCCCAGAAGAGAATGACCCAATCACAGACTACCAGAATCCACAGCCAGATCACTTTAGTTCTACACCAGAACATGGTGAGACAGAGCCTGTTCCCAATGCACAGGCGCCCTCTGGTGGAAGTGAAACAAACCAAG ATCATGATGACAGAAGTATTGAAGATGAGCGATTGGATAGGATAGAAGAGGATGTGCAGCGACTCTCTCTTGGTCTAGACACTCTCCGTGGTACAGTGACAGGCCTGGAAGACAGCTTGCGTGCTTCCCTCCGTGAAGATGCCAACCGAATGTTGACTGCTCTCATTTCTGCAGGACCCAGCCCTATCGTTGCTCCTTCACTGTCCAGGGACTCCTCTGTGGGTTTCGGAGATCTGCCTGGAGGTGCACTAGATATTGAGGGTTCAGATGTGATGGGTCAGTTCCCAAACTTGGTCAATTTGGCAGAAAAGGTTTCAGAGCTAAGAGCAGAGCTTGTGGCAAAGGCATCTGAAATTGAAGAGTTGAGAGGAGCAGTCGTGGGTCACAACAACACCCTTCAAAGACTGTCAAATGGGTCAGTGAACCTTACACAAACTCACTTTCAAAAGGCCCTGGAGACAATGGTGGAGTCCAAAATGAGTGAAGCTCGGGTGGTCATCTTAGATGGCTTTGAAAAGCGTGTGGAGAGTGCTGAGGAGCGATGCGAGGGTCGTATGGCAGAGGTGGGCCTTCAGTGCAAGGAGGAACGTTTGGATAGCCAAGAGCAAATTGAGCAAGTCCTAGACAAAAGGGCCATAGGATTACGGGCAGAACTCCAAAAACTGCAGGCTCAGCTTCAAAACCTGGAGCCTGAAGAGGGTTGCTGCATTGCCATATCAGGTCTAACTGAAAGGTTAATTCATGTGGAGCAGTCAGTGGGTGGCTTGAATGAGTCCCAAATCCATTTACGTGCTGAACTTGGTGGACACAAGGACCATATAGAGGGCATGTTGGAAGGCCGACTGGGCTATGTGGAATCCAAGATGAACATCGCATTAAATCAAGAGGAAGCAAACATTAACAAAAGAGGGCCTAGCAAACTGGAGGTGCAATTGGAGGGGAAGCTTAAGGCTCTTGAAAGTCGTCTTTTGGCTGCAGTGGAGGAGCTAGGTAATGTCACAGCACCAACTTTACTAGAGGGTCAGGCTGTGCCTACACTGGAGACAGAAGTAGAATCGCTCAGAAGAAGAGTTGAGGACGATTTGGACCGTTTACAGAAACAGCTCAAATCCATAGAGGTCATGTGCACTTCATCTTGTGTTCCACAGCCTGTTCTTACAGGATATGTCGCTCCTTTGGGAACTGAGGATGAGGGAAGTGAGGACAACCAcaaggaaatgaatgggaaactTGATTTACAAGTAGAGAGATTGAACAACCTCAACGCCACTCTACATAACCTTCTTGTCCAGTTGGCAGAGAAACAAGAGGAGGCAGGTCTTCAGGGTGAGGTGACCCTCCTGAAAGTTAGCGTGAACTCCGTTAACAGGTCTCTCTGTGGCTTGCAAGAGTCTCTCGGCTCTGTGATCAGAGAGGTCGGTCAAACCAACCTCACCTggcaagaaagagaagaaaggctTGCGCAGCAGGTGAAGGGTGTGGTTCAGCTGGTGGGACGACAGGCATCTATGTTGGGTACTGGGGAGCGAAAGTTGACCCGTCTGAAAGGGGAACTCCAGGATCTGCGGCGCAGAGTGGCCGGAGAGCTCCAGGGTTGCCGTTCCACTGCTCTGGGTGTCCAGAAAGAGGTGACTGAAGTTGGGGGTCGTGTTGCTCGTGTGGAGGGTCAGTGTGGAGGCCTGGCACACCTGGCTGACGACCTAGAAAGAATTCGAGGAGAGCTGGAGAGACACTCTGATGGGTATCTGTCTCATGTAAATAGCACCCTTGTTGACCATTCTCACCAGCTGTCTGAGCTCAGAGATAGCATCCAAAACTGCACTGGACCATCTGGGTCTACTAGGATAGCTGGGGACAATTTAGCTGCAACACAAGAAATGGCAGAACAACACACAACAGAACCGACCCATCCCAGAGGAGACCAGTTTGCCTTCCCCACACAGTACAGAGGTGACTAG
- the emilin3a gene encoding EMILIN-3 isoform X1, translated as MLLEINLHGFLLFWSSFLTVAAFQPAPNQYSLYSGHHPQYNSAKPTARHKNHCAYVVEKTVSFTIQDGAAPFMKPEYNKCAWGQKCPTIKYRMYYKPMYKVAYKTMTELEWKCCPGYAGVGCTAAYGMKARPLFKGPLPAQKGPMPHFKGPMPMQKGPMPSFKRPMPAQKGPMPPFKGPMPAQKGPMPPFKRPMPAQKGPMPSFKGPMPAQKGPRPMQKGPMPAQKGPLPYFKGPMPAQKGPRPMQKGPMPSFKGQFPHPSFSGNPWNQPQTPSNGMNEYSGPNTGLSSQDTSAEPSPDHQEPEVDYPEQMPEPQDLGHDLIPEENDPITDYQNPQPDHFSSTPEHGETEPVPNAQAPSGGSETNQDHDDRSIEDERLDRIEEDVQRLSLGLDTLRGTVTGLEDSLRASLREDANRMLTALISAGPSPIVAPSLSRDSSVGFGDLPGGALDIEGSDVMGQFPNLVNLAEKVSELRAELVAKASEIEELRGAVVGHNNTLQRLSNGSVNLTQTHFQKALETMVESKMSEARVVILDGFEKRVESAEERCEGRMAEVGLQCKEERLDSQEQIEQVLDKRAIGLRAELQKLQAQLQNLEPEEGCCIAISGLTERLIHVEQSVGGLNESQIHLRAELGGHKDHIEGMLEGRLGYVESKMNIALNQEEANINKRGPSKLEVQLEGKLKALESRLLAAVEELGNVTAPTLLEGQAVPTLETEVESLRRRVEDDLDRLQKQLKSIEVMCTSSCVPQPVLTGYVAPLGTEDEGSEDNHKEMNGKLDLQVERLNNLNATLHNLLVQLAEKQEEAGLQGEVTLLKVSVNSVNRSLCGLQESLGSVIREVGQTNLTWQEREERLAQQVKGVVQLVGRQASMLGTGERKLTRLKGELQDLRRRVAGELQGCRSTALGVQKEVTEVGGRVARVEGQCGGLAHLADDLERIRGELERHSDGYLSHVNSTLVDHSHQLSELRDSIQNCTGPSGSTRIAGDNLAATQEMAEQHTTEPTHPRGDQFAFPTQYRGD; from the exons ATGTTATTGGAGATAAATTTGCACGGTTTTCTCCTTttttggagttcttttctgactGTGGCAGCATTTCAACCTGCGCCTAACCAATACAGCCTCTACTCTGGACACCATCCACAATACAACTCTGCAAAACCAACAGCCAGGCATAA GAACCACTGTGCATATGTTGTGGAGAAGACTGTCTCCTTCACTATTCAGGATGGAGCAGCTCCCTTCATGAAGCCAGAGTACAACAAGTGTGCTTGGGGTCAGAAATGCCCAACTATAAA GTATCGCATGTACTACAAACCCATGTATAAAGTTGCATATAAGACTATGACAGAGCTGGAGTGGAAATGCTGTCCTGGATATGCAGGTGTTGGTTGTACTGCGGCATATGGAATGAAAGCAAGGCCCCTATTCAAAGGACCACTGCCTGCACAGAAGGGTCCTATGCCTCATTTTAAAGGGCCCATGCCAATGCAGAAGGGTCCTATGCCTTCTTTTAAAAGACCTATGCCAGCACAGAAGGGTCCTATGCCTCCTTTTAAAGGGCCCATGCCTGCACAGAAGGGTCCTATGCCTCCTTTTAAAAGGCCCATGCCTGCACAGAAGGGTCCTATGCCTTCTTTTAAAGGGCCCATGCCTGCACAGAAGGGTCCCAGGCCTATGCAGAAGGGTCCAATGCCTGCACAGAAGGGTCCTTTGCCTTATTTTAAAGGGCCTATGCCTGCACAGAAGGGTCCCAGGCCTATGCAGAAGGGTCCAATGCCTTCATTTAAAGGGCAATTTCCCCATCCCAGCTTCAGTGGAAACCCCTGGAATCAACCTCAAACACCATCTAATGGCATGAATGAATACTCAGGCCCTAATACTGGTCTCTCTTCCCAAGATACCTCAGCTGAACCTTCTCCAGACCACCAGGAACCGGAAGTAGATTATCCTGAACAGATGCCAGAGCCTCAAGATCTTGGCCATGATTTAATCCCAGAAGAGAATGACCCAATCACAGACTACCAGAATCCACAGCCAGATCACTTTAGTTCTACACCAGAACATGGTGAGACAGAGCCTGTTCCCAATGCACAGGCGCCCTCTGGTGGAAGTGAAACAAACCAAG ATCATGATGACAGAAGTATTGAAGATGAGCGATTGGATAGGATAGAAGAGGATGTGCAGCGACTCTCTCTTGGTCTAGACACTCTCCGTGGTACAGTGACAGGCCTGGAAGACAGCTTGCGTGCTTCCCTCCGTGAAGATGCCAACCGAATGTTGACTGCTCTCATTTCTGCAGGACCCAGCCCTATCGTTGCTCCTTCACTGTCCAGGGACTCCTCTGTGGGTTTCGGAGATCTGCCTGGAGGTGCACTAGATATTGAGGGTTCAGATGTGATGGGTCAGTTCCCAAACTTGGTCAATTTGGCAGAAAAGGTTTCAGAGCTAAGAGCAGAGCTTGTGGCAAAGGCATCTGAAATTGAAGAGTTGAGAGGAGCAGTCGTGGGTCACAACAACACCCTTCAAAGACTGTCAAATGGGTCAGTGAACCTTACACAAACTCACTTTCAAAAGGCCCTGGAGACAATGGTGGAGTCCAAAATGAGTGAAGCTCGGGTGGTCATCTTAGATGGCTTTGAAAAGCGTGTGGAGAGTGCTGAGGAGCGATGCGAGGGTCGTATGGCAGAGGTGGGCCTTCAGTGCAAGGAGGAACGTTTGGATAGCCAAGAGCAAATTGAGCAAGTCCTAGACAAAAGGGCCATAGGATTACGGGCAGAACTCCAAAAACTGCAGGCTCAGCTTCAAAACCTGGAGCCTGAAGAGGGTTGCTGCATTGCCATATCAGGTCTAACTGAAAGGTTAATTCATGTGGAGCAGTCAGTGGGTGGCTTGAATGAGTCCCAAATCCATTTACGTGCTGAACTTGGTGGACACAAGGACCATATAGAGGGCATGTTGGAAGGCCGACTGGGCTATGTGGAATCCAAGATGAACATCGCATTAAATCAAGAGGAAGCAAACATTAACAAAAGAGGGCCTAGCAAACTGGAGGTGCAATTGGAGGGGAAGCTTAAGGCTCTTGAAAGTCGTCTTTTGGCTGCAGTGGAGGAGCTAGGTAATGTCACAGCACCAACTTTACTAGAGGGTCAGGCTGTGCCTACACTGGAGACAGAAGTAGAATCGCTCAGAAGAAGAGTTGAGGACGATTTGGACCGTTTACAGAAACAGCTCAAATCCATAGAGGTCATGTGCACTTCATCTTGTGTTCCACAGCCTGTTCTTACAGGATATGTCGCTCCTTTGGGAACTGAGGATGAGGGAAGTGAGGACAACCAcaaggaaatgaatgggaaactTGATTTACAAGTAGAGAGATTGAACAACCTCAACGCCACTCTACATAACCTTCTTGTCCAGTTGGCAGAGAAACAAGAGGAGGCAGGTCTTCAGGGTGAGGTGACCCTCCTGAAAGTTAGCGTGAACTCCGTTAACAGGTCTCTCTGTGGCTTGCAAGAGTCTCTCGGCTCTGTGATCAGAGAGGTCGGTCAAACCAACCTCACCTggcaagaaagagaagaaaggctTGCGCAGCAGGTGAAGGGTGTGGTTCAGCTGGTGGGACGACAGGCATCTATGTTGGGTACTGGGGAGCGAAAGTTGACCCGTCTGAAAGGGGAACTCCAGGATCTGCGGCGCAGAGTGGCCGGAGAGCTCCAGGGTTGCCGTTCCACTGCTCTGGGTGTCCAGAAAGAGGTGACTGAAGTTGGGGGTCGTGTTGCTCGTGTGGAGGGTCAGTGTGGAGGCCTGGCACACCTGGCTGACGACCTAGAAAGAATTCGAGGAGAGCTGGAGAGACACTCTGATGGGTATCTGTCTCATGTAAATAGCACCCTTGTTGACCATTCTCACCAGCTGTCTGAGCTCAGAGATAGCATCCAAAACTGCACTGGACCATCTGGGTCTACTAGGATAGCTGGGGACAATTTAGCTGCAACACAAGAAATGGCAGAACAACACACAACAGAACCGACCCATCCCAGAGGAGACCAGTTTGCCTTCCCCACACAGTACAGAGGTGACTAG